A section of the Dehalobacter sp. DCM genome encodes:
- a CDS encoding LysR family transcriptional regulator, translating to MKTGYMREYIALAKNLNYSHTANELFMAQPVLSRHIAAIEKELGCRLLNRTKHSVSLTPIGKIVLEEFKVIIKHYDALTAKVCDLSGGFTGMIHIGMSSDAIEEYFTPIANFFKNNYPNIKLPFHSLPPHKMLDKLCKDKLDIGLIFCSDVLDSEAICYHPVGREKIVLMVSDKHPFAALPNVRLEDILCQTIIFSQRVNDFQEYIKTFLIDHNLTLPEFHTIDYGEQIDLLPFLIREENGVAFVPSYMKSIQRKNIVFVDIADYDLSLAVVLAYKADNSNPALPFFLKQINIIFNQSRCTQLVEP from the coding sequence ATGAAAACCGGCTATATGCGAGAATATATTGCCCTGGCAAAAAATTTAAATTATTCACATACGGCAAATGAGCTGTTTATGGCCCAACCGGTATTAAGCCGTCATATTGCGGCAATCGAGAAGGAATTGGGCTGCCGTCTGCTGAACAGAACAAAACATAGTGTGAGTCTAACACCAATAGGTAAGATTGTTCTAGAAGAATTCAAAGTGATTATAAAACATTATGATGCGCTGACTGCCAAAGTTTGCGATTTATCCGGCGGGTTTACGGGTATGATCCATATAGGGATGTCTTCAGATGCTATTGAGGAATATTTCACACCCATTGCCAACTTTTTTAAAAATAATTATCCCAATATTAAACTCCCCTTCCATTCGCTGCCTCCCCATAAAATGCTTGATAAATTGTGCAAAGACAAATTGGATATTGGCTTGATCTTCTGTTCCGATGTCCTTGATTCTGAAGCGATTTGTTACCATCCTGTCGGCCGTGAAAAAATTGTCCTGATGGTTTCAGACAAACACCCTTTCGCAGCTCTGCCCAATGTCCGTTTAGAAGACATATTATGTCAAACCATTATATTTTCCCAACGAGTAAACGATTTTCAAGAATATATCAAGACTTTCTTGATTGACCATAACTTAACATTACCTGAATTTCATACAATCGATTACGGAGAACAAATTGATCTTCTGCCATTTTTGATCAGAGAAGAAAATGGCGTCGCCTTTGTACCCAGTTATATGAAAAGTATCCAGAGAAAGAATATTGTTTTCGTCGATATTGCAGATTATGACCTTTCGTTAGCCGTCGTTTTAGCCTACAAAGCAGATAACTCCAATCCTGCTCTGCCGTTTTTTCTAAAACAGATCAATATAATATTTAACCAAAGCCGATGCACTCAATTAGTCGAGCCTTAA
- a CDS encoding uroporphyrinogen decarboxylase family protein has protein sequence MITERENFLRMIRREKPDFVPYQPHLLQMIIPSALGDRPPGHRTGYDWFGVHWTEDPHLPMMLMATVTQKPVLEDICEWREVIKWPDLAAIDWETCVKKDVPEKDTTKILCAMMLDGPFERLHDLMGFEEALCALMEEPEECEAFFARLCDFKIEQLKYLKKYYDVDMVHFQDDWGSQKDLFFNPELWRKHIKPHMKRVIDAAHEVGILFDMHSCGKIDRIVDDIIEMGVDVIDPVQPVNDLERWITDYNGKVIFMGALNAQGVIDNLKATDEDIRKEVELKIDMFAKDGYFIPFSVSLSPKVVDALNYGFIYGKTYYKPEQYAGAVEEFKKALENTDPAANEPSIVPGTKMNA, from the coding sequence ATGATTACTGAAAGAGAAAATTTTTTAAGAATGATCCGTCGTGAGAAACCGGATTTTGTTCCCTATCAACCGCATTTGCTCCAAATGATCATCCCCAGTGCACTTGGCGACAGGCCCCCCGGCCATCGGACCGGTTATGACTGGTTTGGCGTTCACTGGACAGAAGACCCGCATCTGCCGATGATGCTTATGGCAACCGTTACGCAGAAACCGGTTCTTGAAGATATCTGTGAATGGCGTGAAGTCATCAAATGGCCCGACTTAGCGGCTATCGATTGGGAAACTTGCGTCAAAAAAGACGTACCCGAGAAAGATACAACGAAGATCCTCTGTGCCATGATGTTGGACGGCCCTTTTGAGCGGTTACATGATCTAATGGGATTTGAAGAGGCACTCTGTGCGTTGATGGAAGAACCGGAAGAGTGCGAAGCCTTTTTTGCCAGATTGTGTGATTTTAAAATCGAGCAGCTGAAGTATCTGAAGAAATACTATGATGTCGATATGGTTCATTTTCAAGATGACTGGGGTAGTCAAAAGGATCTGTTTTTTAATCCCGAATTATGGCGCAAACATATTAAACCGCACATGAAACGCGTCATTGATGCTGCCCACGAAGTCGGTATTTTATTTGATATGCATTCCTGCGGTAAAATCGATCGCATTGTCGATGATATCATTGAAATGGGTGTTGATGTCATCGACCCGGTGCAACCTGTTAATGATCTCGAACGATGGATCACCGACTACAATGGAAAAGTCATCTTCATGGGCGCACTCAATGCACAAGGCGTTATCGACAATCTCAAAGCAACTGATGAAGATATTCGCAAAGAAGTCGAATTGAAAATCGATATGTTTGCCAAAGACGGTTACTTTATCCCCTTCTCCGTCTCACTTTCTCCTAAAGTAGTCGATGCGCTGAATTATGGTTTTATTTATGGCAAAACGTACTATAAACCGGAACAATATGCCGGTGCAGTCGAAGAATTTAAAAAAGCATTAGAAAATACGGATCCCGCTGCCAACGAACCATCTATCGTTCCCGGTACAAAAATGAACGCGTAA
- a CDS encoding molybdopterin-dependent oxidoreductase, protein MADYKEFLSKVDRKLYHEGEWQWQEGEYTVTRTHQWSAPGCHNACGILLYTKDDKLEKVEGDPLNPFNNGKLCMRCLNLAEATNHPDRLKYPMKRSGERGENKWERISWDEAYNIIVPKIKEIKEQYGSHTIVGVHGTGRNINWQLPYFYNAGLETPNISTLFFSGFACYLPRVVGAAAVTGEFVIVDAAVGQEERYASKKWTVPECVIIWGNEPLKSNADGFLGHWLVQCMQMGTKFICIDPRLTWWASRAEVWLPTRPGTDAALAIGMLNVIINEKLYDPEYVEKWCVGLEDLTARVQEYPVEKVAEICDLDPEKIRKAARIFAAAKPAAVQWGLAFEQQLCCMSLIVAVCDLFALTGNVEVPGGMIMVRNAFGTQRNYNCGEEWLPAEAAAKKLNGDAKGIEESSIVPHADSNVILHALETGEPYPIKAMWIQSSNPLACPAMDSPRAYEAMKNVEFIVYADPFLTPTAVAFADIVLPVAMGPERNSVRSWWTPLRAMTKACSYYEAKTDEEIVVEFGKRLNPKAFPFKDDIDFLEWYITEDGNWPGTFEDLRNQGWAYWDYDATYYKHEKGLLRPDGEVGFPTPTGKLELAPFMYYQWNLDPLPFHLEPPESPISTPEVYKDYPLILTTGARSYEFFHSEHRQMPTMREFHPDPLVTMHPDVAEKYGIKQGDWVWIENHRGRRFKQKANITLGIAPQVVSAEHGWWFPEKEASSPALFDTFESNSNNVTLQEVTGQGGIGNPIKSSLCKIYKVVEGVNDSVSIGEQVVRGDYRDGK, encoded by the coding sequence ATGGCAGATTACAAAGAGTTTTTAAGCAAAGTAGATAGAAAACTCTACCACGAAGGAGAATGGCAATGGCAGGAAGGTGAGTATACCGTAACGCGTACGCATCAATGGTCAGCACCCGGATGCCATAATGCATGCGGTATACTATTGTACACCAAAGATGACAAATTGGAGAAAGTTGAGGGGGACCCGCTGAATCCGTTTAATAACGGTAAACTCTGTATGCGGTGTCTTAACCTTGCAGAAGCGACAAACCATCCCGATCGCTTGAAATACCCGATGAAACGGTCTGGTGAGCGAGGAGAGAATAAGTGGGAACGCATTTCCTGGGACGAAGCCTACAATATTATTGTTCCAAAAATCAAGGAGATCAAAGAACAATACGGCTCACATACCATTGTTGGCGTCCATGGCACCGGTCGCAATATTAATTGGCAGCTGCCGTATTTCTACAACGCCGGTCTGGAAACTCCCAATATATCTACGTTGTTCTTCAGTGGTTTTGCCTGTTACTTGCCGCGTGTGGTAGGCGCTGCTGCCGTAACCGGAGAATTTGTCATTGTCGACGCTGCTGTTGGTCAAGAAGAACGTTACGCCAGTAAAAAATGGACGGTTCCTGAATGTGTGATCATCTGGGGCAACGAACCCTTAAAGAGCAATGCCGACGGATTCCTCGGCCACTGGCTTGTTCAGTGCATGCAGATGGGCACCAAGTTTATCTGTATTGACCCAAGACTAACCTGGTGGGCATCACGCGCTGAAGTATGGCTCCCCACTCGTCCGGGTACGGATGCCGCTCTGGCTATTGGTATGTTGAATGTTATCATCAATGAAAAACTGTATGATCCTGAATATGTAGAGAAATGGTGTGTCGGTCTCGAAGATCTGACAGCGCGGGTTCAGGAGTATCCGGTGGAAAAAGTCGCCGAAATCTGCGATCTTGATCCCGAAAAAATCCGAAAAGCTGCACGGATCTTTGCCGCTGCCAAACCGGCCGCCGTACAATGGGGTCTTGCCTTTGAACAACAGCTCTGTTGTATGTCGCTCATTGTTGCCGTCTGTGATTTATTTGCGCTCACCGGCAATGTCGAAGTTCCCGGCGGCATGATCATGGTCAGGAATGCGTTTGGAACGCAAAGAAACTATAATTGCGGTGAAGAGTGGCTGCCGGCTGAAGCCGCTGCCAAAAAATTAAATGGTGATGCCAAAGGAATCGAAGAAAGTAGTATTGTACCGCATGCGGATTCCAATGTTATCCTGCACGCCCTGGAAACAGGAGAACCTTATCCGATCAAAGCAATGTGGATCCAGAGCAGTAACCCGCTGGCCTGCCCGGCAATGGATAGCCCCCGCGCCTACGAGGCCATGAAAAATGTTGAATTTATTGTCTATGCCGACCCGTTCCTAACGCCAACCGCAGTGGCATTTGCTGATATCGTTCTGCCTGTCGCCATGGGGCCGGAACGCAACAGCGTCAGATCCTGGTGGACACCGCTTAGAGCGATGACAAAAGCGTGTTCTTATTATGAAGCGAAAACCGATGAAGAAATTGTTGTGGAATTCGGCAAACGCTTGAATCCAAAAGCATTTCCGTTCAAAGATGATATTGATTTCCTCGAATGGTATATTACTGAAGACGGCAACTGGCCCGGAACCTTTGAAGATCTCCGCAATCAAGGCTGGGCTTATTGGGATTATGATGCCACCTATTACAAACATGAAAAAGGATTGCTGCGACCGGACGGCGAAGTCGGTTTCCCGACCCCAACCGGAAAGTTGGAGCTGGCACCGTTTATGTACTATCAATGGAATCTGGATCCGCTGCCATTCCATTTAGAACCGCCGGAATCTCCGATTTCTACGCCGGAAGTGTATAAGGACTATCCGCTGATCCTGACCACCGGAGCCCGTTCCTACGAATTCTTCCACTCTGAGCATCGTCAAATGCCGACGATGCGTGAATTCCATCCCGATCCGCTGGTCACGATGCATCCGGACGTTGCCGAAAAATATGGTATCAAACAAGGTGATTGGGTTTGGATCGAAAATCATCGCGGCCGCCGCTTTAAGCAGAAAGCGAATATCACTCTGGGTATCGCTCCCCAAGTCGTTTCTGCGGAACATGGTTGGTGGTTCCCGGAGAAAGAAGCATCATCGCCAGCCCTGTTTGACACGTTTGAAAGCAATTCCAACAACGTGACCCTGCAGGAAGTTACCGGACAGGGCGGGATCGGCAACCCGATCAAGAGTTCACTCTGCAAGATCTACAAGGTGGTCGAGGGAGTCAACGATTCGGTTAGTATTGGCGAACAAGTTGTAAGGGGGGACTATCGCGATGGCAAATAA
- a CDS encoding 4Fe-4S dicluster domain-containing protein: MANNKYGILIDYEYCTGCHSCEVACKKEHDLAEGQYGIQLTEIGPWKINDDKWEYTFMPVITKLCDLCAERTAMGKVPTCVHHCQAWCMYYGTVDELTEKMTGKTRAVLITPEQ, encoded by the coding sequence ATGGCAAATAATAAATATGGTATACTGATTGATTATGAATACTGTACCGGTTGTCACAGCTGTGAAGTTGCCTGCAAGAAAGAACATGATTTGGCAGAAGGTCAATACGGTATTCAATTAACAGAGATCGGTCCATGGAAAATCAATGACGATAAATGGGAATATACGTTTATGCCAGTTATCACTAAACTGTGCGACTTGTGTGCCGAACGGACAGCAATGGGCAAAGTCCCGACCTGTGTCCATCATTGTCAGGCGTGGTGCATGTACTACGGTACCGTTGATGAGCTCACAGAAAAAATGACTGGGAAAACACGCGCAGTGTTGATTACACCTGAACAATAG
- a CDS encoding sigma-54 interaction domain-containing protein translates to MYEGIRYHHYIIDFIMDPQIVSREYWLAIKAAKENFFAPGSTVPPDPIVRPEVAKSWIRAKKRGITPHSDHLPLALNADLLEKKRNQNKKLCEISATLISSFETLAQSTGYSMELFDAQGGHLLGSHLDFKEFPPDEIDWREDKAGTMAHFLALEYKKPFCVIGPEVVLDMFYDSISFCSPILGEDDNPIGALLLVQHLGDQPWEQVNPSFHRHTLGWICSLASAIEGQLSLLNKNEDLRNSSEMLRVMLESIGEAVITILPSGQITNANTEGRKMLKLNEDTMLPHIQDYLPEDSNLHKAISTGEKQNYLEQHLHINQKVIPYLINLQPVIDVNHSIASFVLRFTPQKSIDELIIRQSNAQAFYTFDDIIGQDERIKIAKEQAKHFAMTEENILLIGESGTGKELYAQAIHNHSNPRGPFIAVNCSAIPRELIESELFGYEGGAFTGAEKHGRMGKIELAHGGTLFLDEIGSMPYDMQTVLLRVLQDKIIMRVGGKQYRKVDFRLIAATNMDFAEQIREKTFREDLFFRLSVLYIDIPPLRERGRDILLLANYFIRQYAQKAKWFVTPVLSKDVEIELLSYSWPGNVRQLQNAMIYAMNMTTGNVIELQHLPKKTLGRSSYDTIRNFPEDKPDSTITSAFIDTAVPQVSRGSAGMNLEEQEKQMIISALEKTDKQIKEAAELLGLSYSSLYRRLKKYNIQV, encoded by the coding sequence ATGTACGAAGGAATACGTTATCATCACTATATTATCGACTTCATTATGGACCCTCAGATCGTATCCCGAGAATATTGGCTGGCTATTAAGGCCGCAAAAGAAAACTTTTTTGCTCCCGGCAGCACGGTGCCGCCCGACCCGATTGTCCGTCCTGAAGTTGCCAAATCATGGATTCGTGCTAAGAAACGCGGTATAACACCTCATTCCGATCATTTGCCGCTGGCATTGAACGCCGATTTGTTGGAAAAAAAGCGGAATCAGAATAAAAAATTATGTGAAATAAGCGCGACGTTAATATCCTCCTTCGAAACATTAGCGCAAAGTACGGGTTATTCCATGGAGTTATTTGATGCGCAAGGTGGGCATTTGCTGGGATCACATCTTGATTTTAAAGAATTTCCTCCGGACGAAATCGACTGGCGGGAAGATAAAGCCGGGACTATGGCCCATTTTTTAGCTTTAGAATACAAAAAACCGTTTTGTGTGATTGGCCCGGAAGTTGTTTTAGATATGTTCTATGACTCTATATCGTTTTGTTCACCGATTCTTGGCGAAGACGACAATCCGATTGGGGCTCTGCTCTTGGTCCAGCATTTAGGCGATCAGCCGTGGGAACAAGTTAACCCTTCATTTCATCGGCATACTTTGGGATGGATTTGTTCATTAGCGTCTGCCATTGAAGGGCAGCTCTCATTACTTAATAAAAATGAGGACCTGCGTAACAGCAGTGAAATGCTGCGCGTTATGCTGGAGTCAATCGGTGAGGCTGTAATAACGATATTGCCCAGCGGACAAATAACCAATGCCAATACAGAAGGCCGGAAGATGCTTAAGCTGAATGAGGATACAATGCTGCCGCATATTCAGGATTATCTTCCGGAAGATTCAAATTTGCACAAGGCAATTTCTACCGGAGAGAAACAGAATTATCTGGAGCAGCATCTGCATATCAATCAAAAGGTAATTCCGTACCTGATTAATCTACAGCCGGTGATCGACGTTAATCACAGCATTGCTTCTTTTGTTTTGAGGTTTACACCACAGAAATCGATTGACGAATTAATCATCCGCCAAAGCAATGCGCAGGCTTTTTATACTTTTGACGATATTATTGGTCAGGATGAACGGATCAAAATCGCGAAGGAACAAGCTAAGCATTTCGCTATGACAGAAGAAAATATTTTGCTCATAGGGGAAAGCGGAACAGGCAAAGAGCTGTATGCCCAAGCGATTCATAATCATTCTAACCCCAGAGGGCCATTTATTGCCGTCAACTGTTCGGCCATTCCGCGTGAGCTGATTGAAAGTGAACTGTTTGGGTATGAGGGAGGCGCGTTCACAGGTGCTGAAAAGCATGGCCGAATGGGGAAAATTGAATTGGCGCATGGTGGGACTTTATTCTTAGATGAGATTGGCAGCATGCCGTATGATATGCAGACTGTTTTGCTGCGCGTATTACAGGATAAAATTATTATGCGTGTCGGCGGTAAACAGTACCGCAAAGTGGATTTTCGTTTGATTGCTGCAACTAATATGGATTTTGCCGAACAAATCCGGGAAAAAACTTTCCGGGAAGATTTGTTTTTTCGCTTATCGGTCCTTTATATCGATATCCCGCCGTTGAGAGAAAGAGGAAGGGATATCCTGCTGCTAGCGAACTACTTTATCAGGCAGTATGCACAGAAAGCCAAGTGGTTCGTGACACCGGTATTAAGCAAGGATGTTGAAATAGAACTGTTATCCTATTCGTGGCCAGGCAATGTACGTCAATTACAGAATGCAATGATCTATGCCATGAATATGACAACGGGGAACGTCATCGAACTGCAGCATCTGCCTAAAAAGACACTCGGTCGAAGTTCGTATGACACGATACGCAATTTTCCCGAGGACAAACCGGACTCAACCATAACTTCGGCTTTTATTGATACTGCCGTACCACAGGTAAGTAGGGGAAGCGCGGGTATGAACTTAGAAGAACAAGAAAAACAAATGATTATATCCGCACTGGAAAAGACAGATAAACAGATCAAAGAAGCGGCTGAACTCCTTGGTTTAAGCTATTCTTCTCTCTATCGCCGCCTGAAAAAATATAATATACAGGTTTAA
- a CDS encoding MFS transporter, producing the protein MSTSPYNNFVKAGVLAIFAIQFEMSLTTPALGAIASAFPDVNPTLVQMIASLPYLITIFSAPFSAYIVRVKSLRFALNIGMITLFIGGILPGLFGDFYFILACRVLFGFGYGFMFNLGPSVVNSLFHGRERDNMLGYQSAVGSVAGIIYGMIGGFLAGLFWRYAFLGFIIMIPLMVLVMAAVPNPQQSEKKEETVSKDGVTGKTWLYAVLIALAYALIFSWISNTAMVVVLEKIGTSAQAGLVMSIFTIGCTIGGLTFGKLSDMLKRYHSPFCLILCGIGIFIAYFASSMIVFYISGFIFGIAFVSFACRLYVIGAESAPNNQSLGISYMVSASCVGQFVSPLMLAALTPILGFSGLRASWLISWPMLILVGIVMTLLVVMRNRTAEAV; encoded by the coding sequence ATGAGCACTTCACCGTACAATAATTTTGTTAAAGCCGGCGTCTTAGCCATCTTCGCAATCCAGTTTGAAATGTCTCTGACAACCCCCGCCCTTGGGGCTATTGCATCCGCGTTTCCCGATGTCAACCCGACTTTGGTTCAAATGATTGCTTCACTGCCCTATTTGATTACGATCTTTTCAGCGCCCTTTAGTGCCTATATTGTCCGGGTGAAAAGCCTGAGATTCGCTCTTAACATTGGCATGATCACTCTGTTTATTGGTGGAATCCTGCCAGGACTATTTGGTGATTTTTACTTCATCCTCGCCTGCCGCGTTTTATTCGGTTTTGGTTACGGATTTATGTTCAATTTAGGGCCGTCTGTGGTCAATTCTCTGTTTCATGGACGGGAAAGAGATAATATGCTTGGTTACCAAAGTGCGGTCGGGTCCGTTGCCGGAATTATCTATGGCATGATTGGCGGTTTCTTGGCCGGACTTTTCTGGAGATATGCGTTCTTGGGCTTTATCATTATGATCCCTTTGATGGTATTGGTAATGGCAGCTGTACCCAATCCACAACAATCAGAGAAAAAAGAAGAAACGGTGTCCAAAGATGGTGTTACCGGCAAAACCTGGCTATATGCCGTACTTATTGCTTTGGCCTATGCGTTGATTTTTAGCTGGATCAGCAATACGGCGATGGTTGTGGTCTTGGAGAAGATCGGCACTTCCGCCCAAGCAGGCCTTGTGATGTCCATCTTTACCATTGGCTGTACCATCGGTGGTTTAACATTCGGGAAATTATCAGATATGCTAAAAAGATACCACTCACCTTTCTGTCTCATTCTCTGCGGCATAGGAATATTCATAGCCTATTTCGCATCCTCAATGATTGTGTTTTACATCTCCGGTTTTATCTTTGGTATAGCGTTTGTAAGTTTTGCTTGCCGCCTCTATGTTATCGGAGCTGAATCCGCCCCGAATAACCAGTCCTTGGGTATTTCCTACATGGTATCTGCAAGCTGTGTCGGACAATTTGTTTCTCCGCTTATGCTAGCAGCTCTTACGCCGATTCTTGGATTTAGCGGACTGAGAGCATCGTGGCTCATCAGCTGGCCAATGCTCATCCTTGTTGGTATCGTTATGACTCTCCTGGTTGTGATGCGAAATCGCACAGCTGAGGCAGTTTAG
- a CDS encoding TetR/AcrR family transcriptional regulator → MQKLTKRKQQALETRKKILDTSIDLVNEYGYDNVSVDRICGACNISKGAFYHHFRSKIDILSESEAHINEVLKQTLAECHDMRIEQRLLIFSNSLIDVAEKTGFEFTRQRSKYVISGEYIDDYTQTSYAIYSRKLISDLINESVINGELLKNTPVDLLTDTLMIFLSGLITDWCTFNGSYSISEKSWKLTPLLIRGLILPYKNSEYKER, encoded by the coding sequence ATGCAAAAATTAACAAAACGCAAACAACAGGCACTGGAAACACGAAAGAAGATATTGGATACCAGCATTGATCTTGTGAATGAATACGGGTATGATAACGTCTCTGTCGACCGGATTTGTGGAGCTTGCAACATATCCAAAGGTGCCTTTTATCATCATTTCCGTTCGAAAATAGATATTTTATCTGAATCGGAAGCCCATATTAACGAGGTTCTTAAACAGACGCTCGCAGAATGTCATGATATGCGCATTGAACAACGTTTACTTATCTTTTCCAATTCCCTGATTGATGTCGCTGAAAAGACAGGCTTTGAATTCACGCGGCAGCGCAGCAAATATGTTATTAGCGGGGAATATATTGATGACTATACGCAGACGTCTTATGCCATATACTCCAGAAAACTGATAAGTGACTTAATCAACGAATCTGTCATCAACGGTGAATTATTGAAAAATACCCCCGTCGATTTGCTGACAGATACGCTGATGATATTCCTCAGCGGTTTGATAACGGATTGGTGTACTTTTAACGGTTCTTATTCAATCAGTGAAAAATCGTGGAAGCTGACACCCCTGTTAATTCGTGGATTGATCCTGCCTTACAAAAATTCAGAATATAAAGAGCGATAA
- a CDS encoding MFS transporter, whose amino-acid sequence MLKNKYLITIAVLSLFLPLLGLNTVSSSLQNIAEAFPQISYTNILLIFTLPALFVIPFSILSGILAGSKVKYRTLVIVGLLLFIFGGTAPVWINSFSAILISRIVFGIGLGIMTPLGNAYILHLFDGQQKANMLGVGAIVMNIGSIVLQLLGGYLCLIDWHYVFIPHVLGVFSLLVMLFFLPEPHMLRSESALRDNETDGVEKNCNRLPITVYIQCVLYGLGVMCVNPTVTKMSAIIQTAGIGNAASVGIVLSAMTVGAMLAGALFGKVYQKTMRFTIPIGLLTSAVGMGCIHYGNNLILLFIGSLLSGLGFNLIMPAIMMTWGTSVAPSKSAAAVGALMALMNFGIFISPYYMAVLTQFTGNMSPRVPVFAGMLVCLISAVTITLIRLKAPLFVEASEVS is encoded by the coding sequence ATGTTAAAAAATAAATATCTTATAACCATAGCTGTCTTATCTTTGTTTTTGCCCTTACTCGGTCTCAATACTGTCAGCTCATCACTTCAGAATATTGCCGAAGCGTTTCCTCAGATTTCCTATACGAATATTCTGCTTATATTTACGCTTCCTGCTTTGTTTGTCATTCCATTTTCCATACTGTCAGGCATTCTGGCCGGATCAAAAGTGAAATACCGAACATTGGTTATTGTTGGTCTTTTGCTGTTTATCTTTGGCGGAACAGCGCCTGTGTGGATCAATAGCTTTTCAGCAATCCTGATATCGCGAATTGTTTTTGGCATCGGTCTGGGGATCATGACCCCGCTTGGGAATGCGTATATTTTACATTTATTTGACGGTCAACAAAAAGCTAATATGCTTGGCGTGGGCGCAATCGTCATGAATATTGGTTCTATTGTTTTACAACTTTTAGGGGGATATTTATGCTTGATTGATTGGCATTATGTTTTTATCCCGCATGTGTTGGGGGTGTTTTCACTCCTGGTGATGTTATTCTTCTTGCCTGAACCTCACATGCTCCGTTCCGAGTCAGCCCTACGCGATAATGAGACTGACGGGGTGGAAAAGAATTGTAATCGCTTACCGATTACTGTCTATATTCAGTGTGTCTTATATGGGCTGGGTGTTATGTGTGTGAATCCCACTGTAACGAAAATGTCAGCGATTATCCAAACTGCCGGTATCGGAAATGCAGCGTCAGTAGGAATAGTTTTATCGGCTATGACAGTAGGTGCCATGTTAGCCGGTGCGCTGTTCGGCAAGGTTTATCAGAAGACAATGCGGTTCACGATACCGATCGGGCTCTTAACATCGGCAGTAGGGATGGGGTGTATCCACTATGGAAATAATTTAATTCTATTGTTTATCGGATCATTATTATCCGGACTTGGATTTAATCTTATCATGCCGGCGATTATGATGACGTGGGGTACATCAGTTGCTCCATCCAAGTCGGCAGCAGCAGTCGGGGCACTTATGGCGCTGATGAATTTTGGAATTTTTATTTCGCCGTATTATATGGCTGTTCTGACTCAATTTACCGGAAATATGTCACCGCGAGTTCCCGTTTTTGCCGGTATGCTGGTATGTTTGATTAGTGCTGTGACAATTACGCTTATCCGTTTAAAAGCCCCACTTTTTGTTGAGGCATCCGAAGTGAGTTAA